TTGCTTGACTGTTATAAACATTTATTAATTTTTTAATAGCACTTTCTCTAAGATGTGGGACTTTTTCTATCACTTCCTGAAAATACTTCTCAGCTTTTTCAAAATTCTCAATTTCATAATAAACATGTCCTAAATTATATTTTGCTTCTAAAAACCCTAACCTTTCAGATTCTAAATACCATTTCTCAGCCATTTTATAATCTTTTTTATGAAAATAAAGGTTTCCTAAGCTAAAAAAATCTTCTCCTCTTTTAGCTTCATCTCTTTCAATTAACTCTCTAAACTTTTCTATATTTTCTGTTGTTTGATAAAGATTAAATAATTTATCCTTTGAATCAGGACTTCCATTTTCCAAAGCAATTTTATAATATTTTTCAGAATTTTCAAAATCACCTTCAACAAAATATGCATCACCTAAACAATTTGGAGCATACTTATCATCTTTCTTATTTTTTAATATTGTAAAATTTATTTCTTTTACTTTGTCATAATTATCTTGAAACATGTAATAATTTGACATGTAGGCTAATACATCGTAATCTTCCTTATCATCAAGCTTATTGTACCATTCCAGCATTTTCTCTTCATTATTCTGTTTTGCATAAAATATAGCTAAACTTTTTTGTGCTACTTTTTCTCCCTGATTTGCAGCCTTTAAACAATATTTTTCATATAGTTTTTCATCTTTTCCCATGTAAAAAGTAGATAACATCGTTGAAGCTGTTGGAACATAATCTTCTATTCGTTCAAAATACAATTTTGAAACTTCTGGATAAAATTCCCATGTATCCATTCCCAGCTTCATCATTTCATCAATTTGTTCTTTTGTTAAATTTTCTCCTGCCTTATCTATATGTTCTCTTGCAATCTTTAAATATTTTTCTTCTTCGTTATCCTTATTCCGAAATTTATCTATTATTTTTCCAAATATTCCCAATTATTTCACCATCCAGTTCTTGCACTATATAAGTGCAATTTCTATTCATGTTCCTTACAGCTCATCTCCTCAACCACAAGTTTAAACACACAAACTGCCTTCAGCATTTTCTCATCAAATTCCCAGTCTGTTTTTCCAGTATTATGTTTCATGAGTTCCAGCAACGCCTTCATTTTTTCCTGCGAATCTTCAATAATCTCAACTTTCCCATTTCCGATTACACTTTGAAATCTAGCGGTATAATTGCAGGCTTTATCACCTTTTGTGTAAATTTTGTGATTTGTGTCAAGCTCAAATCCTGCATGGCTGTTTTGT
This is a stretch of genomic DNA from Leptotrichia hofstadii. It encodes these proteins:
- a CDS encoding SEL1-like repeat protein — its product is MGIFGKIIDKFRNKDNEEEKYLKIAREHIDKAGENLTKEQIDEMMKLGMDTWEFYPEVSKLYFERIEDYVPTASTMLSTFYMGKDEKLYEKYCLKAANQGEKVAQKSLAIFYAKQNNEEKMLEWYNKLDDKEDYDVLAYMSNYYMFQDNYDKVKEINFTILKNKKDDKYAPNCLGDAYFVEGDFENSEKYYKIALENGSPDSKDKLFNLYQTTENIEKFRELIERDEAKRGEDFFSLGNLYFHKKDYKMAEKWYLESERLGFLEAKYNLGHVYYEIENFEKAEKYFQEVIEKVPHLRESAIKKLINVYNSQANIYLTNGDFNNAEKYLLILIKEYGINECYYNLAILNKKKGNKGKYKEYILKGCEFGDSKFMYNYALSIYSETGEYTKEVDMWLKKAAEKDHVVAMYELGLFASEQGRMEDSKKWYAKAVERGHTTAMNNLANIYSKEGNEKEAIKFYLKAAEKSNPLALFNVGNYYEENKNIKVAKQYYSEVLHVLKEYPDILKEYSVSELETETMNRLLDLENLEKNSNEDIKDK
- a CDS encoding pyridoxamine 5'-phosphate oxidase family protein, with the translated sequence MENTKVKMRRRDREITDNEKIKEIIKACDCCRLGLNDNGKVYIVPLNFGFTEENGKYTFYFHGARTGRKLDIIKQNSHAGFELDTNHKIYTKGDKACNYTARFQSVIGNGKVEIIEDSQEKMKALLELMKHNTGKTDWEFDEKMLKAVCVFKLVVEEMSCKEHE